A DNA window from Primulina tabacum isolate GXHZ01 chromosome 12, ASM2559414v2, whole genome shotgun sequence contains the following coding sequences:
- the LOC142521294 gene encoding uncharacterized protein LOC142521294, whose protein sequence is MANITKLEFEALDLTGKNYLSWILDAEVHLISMNLGDTIKEGNEMSQQDRAKAIIFLRHHLNDGLKVEYLTVKEPRELWKNLKERFDHQRIVILPRARYEWMHLWLQDFKSVSDYNSALFKTSSTLILCGEKVTDQDMLEKTFSTFHASNVLLQQQYRERGFQRYSELISCLLVAEQNNELLMKNHQMHPTGSTPFPEANGTTFPEEYEIAFPEANVNSTQNHNNGRGRGRGHGRGRGQRRYYQQQNEKKHKTSHQQWNSNNEEAKEKSSKVYEKNVIDVE, encoded by the coding sequence atGGCGAACATCACCAAACTTGAATTTGAAGCACTTGACTTGActggaaaaaattatttatcatggaTTTTGGATGCCGAGGTCCACCTTATCTCTATGAATTTAGGAGATACAATAAAAGAAGGAAATGAAATGTCCCAGCAGGACCGTGCAAAGGCAATTATTTTTCTCCGTCATCACCTCAATGATGGGTTGAAAGTCGAATATCTCACTGTGAAAGAGCCACGAGAGCTTTGGAAAAAtctaaaagaaagatttgaccATCAACGAATTGTAATTCTCCCAAGAGCCCGATATGAATGGATGCACCTATGGTTACAAGATTTTAAGTCTGTAAGTGACTATAACTCTGCATTATTCAAGACTAGTTCCACACTGATACTTTGTGGAGAGAAAGTCACTGATCAAGACATGTTAGAAAAAAcattctccacttttcatgcaTCAAACGTGCTCCTGCAGCAGCAATATCGTGAACGTGGATTTCAAAGGTACTCTGAACTCATCTCATGCTTACTAGTTGCTGAACAAAACAATGAGCTGCTCATGAAAAATCACCAAATGCACCCAACTGGATCCACACCATTTCCTGAAGCAAATGGAACTACATTTCCTGAAGAATATGAAATTGCATTTCCTGAAGCGAATGTTAATtccactcaaaatcataacaatggacgtggacgtggacgtgggcATGGGCGTGGACGTGGCCAAAGAAGATACTATCAGCAACAAAATGAAAAGAAACATAAAACAAGCCACCAGCAGTGGAATTCCAATAATGAAGAAGCAAAGGAGAAGAGTTCCAAAGTATATGAAAAAAATGTTATAGATGTGGAATAG
- the LOC142520609 gene encoding phosphatidylinositol 4-phosphate 5-kinase 1-like: MPEPLLLANPAASLGESEKKTIPFQEGSEVKIIDAATTSTPRSVIIIPRSKSPAACRRVTPTSISVEDGALEKRLRNGDLYIGSFSSGIPHGLGKYLWKDGCMYEGEWKKGKASGKGKFSWPSGATFEGEFKSGRMEGTGTFVGSDGHTYKGSWSADRKHGYGVKHYVNGDYYEGQWRRNLQEGQGRYVWRNGNEYNGEWKNGNIHGKGIWVWDNGNIYEVNWENGVITWPDRSCHIGCWPMDSGKKGCSDQFLNGSFPPSLDGKKRCEEGLKGYFGHKLAMPLMVVEDETVNAVVSGGGGKMFESGVVKIGVPRICVWGSDGEAGDITCEILDNMQASKNCGGFVMDQNGINQFRKNICVSNEEVKKPGQKIAKGHKNYDLMLNLQLGIRHSVGKHASVLSDLKASDFDPKEKFWTRFPTEGSKTTPPHQSVEFRWKDYCPAVFRHLRKLFQVHPADYMSSVCGNDALRELSSPGKSGSFFYLTEDDRFIIKTVKKAEAKVLIKMLPSYYKHVCHYENSLVTKFFGIHCVKPAGGIKTRFIVMGNVFYSEYRIHKRFDLKGSSHGRTMVKHEGVIDETTTLKDLDLNFVFRLQTNWYQELMKQIKRDCEFLETERIMDYSLLVGIHFRDDNTGDQIGLSPFLLRTGENDSYQNEKSMRSYHFLEAELQGRDQILAGRKPSIRLGANMPARAERVARRSDVDHYTPGGYSHSTTRCSSETYTVVLYFGIIDILQDYDISKKLEHAYKSLQVDPASISAVDPKLYSKRFKDFVGRIFVEDR, from the exons ATGCCTGAACCGTTGTTATTGGCGAACCCAGCGGCATCACTAGGAGAAAGCGAGAAGAAGACGATTCCATTTCAAGAAGGTAGCGAGGTGAAAATAATTGATGCTGCGACAACATCGACACCAAGATCAGTTATTATCATTCCCAGAAGCAAATCTCCGGCAGCTTGCCGCAGAGTGACACCCACTTCAATTTCAGTGGAAGATGGAGCTTTGGAAAAGCGTCTACGCAACGGGGACCTGTATATTGGATCTTTTTCTAGCGGTATTCCTCATGGGTTGGGTAAATATTTGTGGAAAGATGGGTGTATGTATGAAGGGGAGTGGAAAAAGGGGAAAGCGAGTGGTAAAGGGAAATTTTCTTGGCCTTCGGGAGCTACGTTTGAAGGAGAATTCAAGTCAGGTCGGATGGAGGGTACGGGCACTTTTGTTGGGTCGGATGGGCATACGTATAAAGGTTCGTGGTCCGCTGACCGGAAACACGGATACGGGGTGAAGCATTATGTTAATGGGGATTATTATGAAGGGCAGTGGAGAAGGAATTTGCAAGAAGGACAAGGGAGGTATGTGTGGAGGAATGGAAATGAGTATAATGGCGAGTGGAAAAATGGAAATATACATGGAAAGGGTATTTGGGTTTGGGATAATGGCAATATATATGAAGTGAATTGGGAAAATGGGGTTATCACTTGGCCTGATAGGAGCTGCCATATTGGTTGTTGGCCCATGGATTCTGGTAAAAAAGGGTGTAGTGATCAATTCTTGAATGGTAGTTTTCCACCTTCGCTTGATGGGAAGAAGAGATGTGAAGAGGGTTTGAAGGGATATTTTGGTCATAAGTTGGCGATGCCATTGATGGTGGTGGAAGATGAGACTGTGAATGCGGTTGTAAGTGGTGGCGGAGGGAAGATGTTCGAAAGTGGGGTGGTGAAAATTGGTGTTCCGCGGATTTGCGTTTGGGGATCGGATGGGGAAGCTGGGGATATAACTTGTGAGATTCTTGATAATATGCAGGCGTCGAAGAATTGTGGAGGATTCGTGATGGATCAAAATGGGATTAACCAGTTTAGGAAGAATATTTGTGTTTCAAACGAGGAAGTGAAGAAGCCCGGGCAGAAAATAGCTAAAGGTCATAAGAATTATGATCTGATGCTTAATCTTCAATTGGGTATCAG GCATTCTGTGGGGAAACATGCCTCTGTATTGAGTGATCTTAAAGCCAGTGATTTTGATCCCAAGGAAAAGTTTTGGACTCGGTTTCCTACCGAAGGTTCAAAAACCACACCGCCCCATCAATCTGTGGAGTTCCGATGGAAGGATTATTGTCCTGCAGTGTTCAG GCATTTAAGGAAGCTTTTCCAAGTCCATCCTGCCGATTATATGTCATCTGTTTGTGGAAACGATGCTCTTAGGGAGCTTTCATCCCCTGGAAAGAGTGGAAGTTTCTTTTATTTAACAGAGGATGATAGGTTTATTATCAAGACAGTGAAAAAGGCAGAAGCCAAG GTGCTTATCAAGATGCTTCCTAGTTATTACAAACATGTGTGTCACTATGAAAATTCTCTCGTCACTAAGTTTTTCGGCATCCATTGTGTGAAACCAGCTGGTGGCATCAAG ACAAGATTCATTGTGATGGGAAATGTATTCTACTCCGAGTATCGAATccataaaagatttgatttgaaaGGCTCATCCCATGGCCGCACAATGGTTAAGCACGAGGGGGTGATTGATGAAACCACGACCCTTAAGGATCTTGATCTTAATTTTGTGTTTAGGCTGCAAACCAATTGGTACCAAGAATTAATGAA ACAAATAAAACGTGATTGTGAATTCTTGGAGACAGAGAGGATTATGGATTACAGTCTGTTAGTTGGTATTCATTTCCGGGATGATAATACTGGAGATCAAATCGGTCTGTCGCCATTTCTGTTGCGTACAG GAGAGAACGATTCATATCAAAATGAAAAGTCAATGCGCAGCTATCATTTCCTTGAAGCTGAACTACAAGGCAGAGACCAGATTTTAGCTGGCAG GAAACCATCGATCAGACTCGGTGCCAACATGCCTGCACGAGCAGAGCGAGTGGCTCGAAGGAGTGATGTTGATCACTACACTCCCGGTGGATATAGCCACTCGACAACTCGGTGCAGCAGCGAAACCTACACAGTAGTCCTGTACTTTGGTATCATTGACATTCTACAAGACTACGATATCAGCAAGAAACTCGAACACGCATACAAATCATTGCAGGTTGACCCTGCCTCAATCTCAGCTGTTGATCCAAAACTATATTCGAAAAGATTCAAAGATTTCGTCGGAAGAATATTTGTAGAGGATAGATGA